From Ostrinia nubilalis chromosome 9, ilOstNubi1.1, whole genome shotgun sequence, one genomic window encodes:
- the LOC135075003 gene encoding rRNA methyltransferase 2, mitochondrial, producing MLSRHFLESKTFNFARMCFLVKCLKRLKSSQQWLSRQKADPYVEKAKIYNYRCRSAFKLLEMNEKTNILTPGLTVVDLGAAPGSWTQVAVQKTNADGAEPTKPRGSVLAIDKLQIFPIEGATILSNMDFSTIGAHDRVVELLGGKKVDVVLSDMAPSATGVRELDKDRIIGLCYMAIRFAALVTKIDGNLLFKVWDGKEVPILEMDLERFYKSIKILKPKASRSESSEKFILARGFKGIQRPLESGRWG from the exons ATGTTATCGAGACATTTTCTTGAGAGCAAAACATTCAATTTTGCAAGAATGTGTTTCCTAGTCAAGTGTTTGAAGAGATTGAAAAGTTCACAACAATGGTTAAGTCGTCAAAAAGCTGACCCCTACGTGGAAAAAGCTAAAATCTATAACTACAG ATGTCGGAGTGCGTTTAAACTATTGGAAATGAACGAAAAAACCAATATTCTCACACCTGGGCTGACTGTGGTGGATCTTGGTGCTGCTCCAGGCTCATGGACCCAAGTTGCTGTACAAAAAACTAATGCTGACGGTGCTGAACCAACAAAACCAAGAGGGTCTGTGCTGGCTATTGACAAGTTACAAATATTTCCTATTGAG GGAGCAACTATCTTGAGCAACATGGACTTCTCTACAATAGGTGCTCATGACAGAGTAGTAGAATTACTTGGAGGCAAGAAAGTGGATGTTGTTCTCTCAGATATGGCACCCAGTGCTACTGGGGTCAGAGAACTGGACAAAGACAGAATTATTGGACTATGTTATATGGCCATAAGATTTGCAGCATTAGTGACAAAAATTGATGGCAATTTGCTCTTTAAAGTCTGGGATGGAAAGGAAGTTCCTATATTAGAAATGGACTTAGAAAGGTTTTATAAGAGCATCAAAATACTCAAACCAAAAGCAAGCAGATCTGAGTCATCCGAAAAATTTATTTTAGCAAGAGGTTTCAAAGGGATACAAAGACCTTTGGAGAGTGGTCGGTGGGGTTAA